One Streptomyces fagopyri DNA window includes the following coding sequences:
- the kdpA gene encoding potassium-transporting ATPase subunit KdpA, whose product MSPVLAGVLQLLALIAALALAYIPLGDYMAKVYSSDKHWRVEKWIYKGIGANPNTEMRWPAYLRGVLAFSAVGVLFLYVLQRVQGVLPGSLGFKAIDPDQAFNTAASFVSNTNWQSYYGEQAMGHVVQTAGLAVQNFVSAAVGIAVAVALVRGFARSRTGELGNFWSDLVRGTVRILIPLAVVGAIILVACGAIQNFAGIHEVGQFMGGSQQWNGGAVASQEVIKELGTNGGGYFNANSAHPFENPTPFTNLFEIFLLLVIPFALTRTFGRMVGSLKQGYAILATMATIWVGFVALMMWTEFAHHGPAFQIAGGAMEGKEQRFGVGASSIFAVSTTLTSTGAVDSFHSSFTGLGGGITILGMQLGEIAPGGTGSGLYGMLIMAVIAVFIAGLMVGRTPEYLGKKIGTREMKFAACYILVTPALVLVFTAAAMALPTPGHSMTNSGAHGFSEILYAYSSGANNNGSAFAGLNADTQWFNSTIGLAMLLGRFLPMVFVLALAGSLAEQRPVPETAGTLRTHKPLFVGLLVGAILIITGLTYFPALALGPLAEGLAS is encoded by the coding sequence ATGAGTCCCGTCCTCGCCGGCGTGCTCCAGCTGCTCGCTCTCATCGCGGCGCTGGCTCTCGCCTACATCCCGCTTGGCGACTACATGGCCAAGGTCTACTCCTCCGACAAGCACTGGCGCGTCGAGAAGTGGATCTACAAGGGCATCGGCGCCAATCCGAACACGGAGATGCGCTGGCCCGCCTACCTGCGCGGTGTCCTCGCCTTCTCCGCCGTCGGCGTGCTCTTCCTGTACGTCCTCCAGCGCGTCCAGGGCGTACTGCCCGGCTCGCTGGGCTTCAAGGCCATCGACCCCGACCAGGCGTTCAACACGGCCGCGTCGTTCGTGTCGAACACCAACTGGCAGTCGTACTACGGCGAACAGGCCATGGGTCACGTCGTGCAGACCGCCGGTCTCGCCGTCCAGAACTTCGTCTCCGCGGCCGTCGGTATCGCGGTCGCCGTGGCGCTCGTACGAGGGTTCGCCCGCTCCCGCACCGGCGAGCTGGGCAACTTCTGGTCGGACCTGGTGCGCGGCACCGTACGCATCCTGATCCCGCTCGCGGTGGTCGGCGCGATCATCCTGGTGGCGTGCGGGGCGATCCAGAACTTCGCCGGTATCCACGAGGTCGGCCAGTTCATGGGCGGCTCGCAGCAGTGGAACGGCGGGGCGGTCGCCTCGCAGGAGGTCATCAAGGAGCTGGGCACGAACGGCGGCGGTTACTTCAACGCCAACTCCGCGCACCCCTTCGAGAACCCCACCCCGTTCACCAACCTCTTCGAGATCTTCCTGCTGCTGGTCATCCCGTTCGCGCTGACCCGCACCTTCGGCCGGATGGTCGGCTCCCTCAAGCAGGGCTACGCGATCCTCGCCACCATGGCCACCATCTGGGTCGGCTTCGTCGCCCTGATGATGTGGACCGAGTTCGCCCACCACGGCCCGGCGTTCCAGATCGCCGGCGGGGCGATGGAGGGCAAGGAACAGCGCTTCGGCGTCGGCGCCTCCTCGATCTTCGCGGTGTCCACGACCCTGACCTCGACCGGTGCGGTGGACTCCTTCCACTCGTCGTTCACCGGCCTCGGCGGCGGCATCACGATCCTGGGGATGCAGCTCGGTGAGATCGCGCCCGGTGGTACCGGGTCCGGCCTCTACGGCATGCTGATCATGGCGGTCATCGCGGTGTTCATCGCCGGTCTGATGGTCGGCCGCACCCCGGAGTACCTGGGCAAGAAGATCGGCACCCGCGAGATGAAGTTCGCGGCCTGCTACATCCTCGTCACGCCGGCCCTGGTGCTCGTCTTCACCGCCGCGGCGATGGCGCTGCCCACCCCGGGCCACTCGATGACCAACAGCGGGGCGCACGGATTCTCCGAGATCCTGTACGCCTATTCCTCGGGCGCCAACAACAACGGTTCGGCCTTCGCGGGTCTGAACGCGGACACGCAGTGGTTCAACAGCACGATCGGTCTCGCGATGCTGCTGGGCCGGTTCCTGCCGATGGTGTTCGTGCTGGCGCTGGCCGGTTCGCTCGCCGAACAGCGGCCCGTCCCGGAGACCGCGGGCACCCTGCGCACCCACAAGCCGCTCTTCGTGGGCCTGCTGGTGGGCGCCATCCTGATCATCACCGGTCTGACCTACTTCCCGGCCCTCGCCCTGGGCCCGCTGGCCGAGGGGCTGGCGTCATGA
- the kdpB gene encoding potassium-transporting ATPase subunit KdpB, producing MTTDVTNQEDEMSTATPTRAPHGDVPTGHKSDKGRVGAGLFDPQQLLRSLPDAFRKLDPRVMVKSPVMFVVLVGSVLTTVFSFKDPGDWFGWAISAWLWLTVIFANLAEAVAEGRGKAQADTLRKAKTDTVARRLIGSAEEHVPGTELRVGDLVVCEAGDIIPGDGDVVEGVASVDESAITGESAPVIRESGGDRSAVTGGTKVLSDRIVVKITTKPGETFIDRMIALVEGAARQKTPNEIALNILLASLTIVFLLACATLPPFADYAGTHLTMVVLVALLVCLIPTTIGALLSAIGIAGMDRLVQRNVLAMSGRAVEAAGDVSTLLLDKTGTITLGNRQAAEFVPVTGTTEAEVADAAQLSSLADETPEGRSIVVLAKDRYGLRERHQGELAGAEWIAFTAQTRMSGVDVDGRRIRKGAAGSVVAWVEERGGTVSADADTLTSRISQAGGTPLLVAVEDSEGARVLGVIHLKDVVKEGMRERFDELRRMGIRTVMITGDNPLTAKAIADEAGVDDFLAEATPEDKMALIKREQAGGKLVAMTGDGTNDAPALAQADVGVAMNTGTSAAKEAGNMVDLDSNPTKLIEIVEIGKQLLITRGALTTFSIANDVAKYFAIIPALFAVVYPGLDKLNIMRLSSPDSAILSAVIFNALIIIALVPLALRGVRYRPMSADRMLRRNLGIYGIGGLIAPFVGIKIIDLLISLIPGIG from the coding sequence ATGACCACCGACGTAACGAACCAAGAGGACGAGATGTCCACAGCCACTCCGACCCGGGCGCCGCACGGCGATGTGCCGACCGGCCACAAGTCCGACAAAGGCCGTGTCGGCGCGGGTCTGTTCGACCCGCAGCAGCTGCTGAGGTCGCTGCCGGACGCCTTCCGCAAACTCGACCCGCGGGTGATGGTCAAGTCGCCCGTCATGTTCGTGGTGCTGGTCGGCTCGGTCCTGACGACGGTCTTCTCCTTCAAGGACCCGGGCGACTGGTTCGGCTGGGCGATCAGCGCCTGGCTGTGGCTGACCGTCATCTTCGCCAACCTGGCGGAGGCGGTGGCCGAGGGCCGCGGCAAGGCTCAGGCGGACACCCTCAGGAAGGCGAAGACGGACACCGTCGCGCGCCGCCTGATCGGCTCCGCCGAGGAGCACGTGCCCGGCACCGAGCTGCGCGTCGGCGATCTGGTGGTCTGCGAGGCGGGCGACATCATCCCCGGCGACGGTGACGTCGTCGAGGGCGTCGCGTCCGTCGACGAGTCGGCCATCACGGGTGAGTCGGCCCCGGTGATCCGCGAGTCCGGCGGCGACCGCTCGGCCGTCACCGGCGGCACGAAGGTCCTCTCCGACCGGATCGTCGTCAAGATCACGACGAAGCCCGGCGAGACCTTCATCGACCGGATGATCGCGCTGGTCGAGGGCGCGGCCCGGCAGAAGACCCCCAACGAGATCGCGCTGAACATCCTTCTCGCGTCCCTCACGATCGTCTTCCTGCTCGCCTGCGCCACACTGCCCCCGTTCGCGGACTACGCGGGCACGCACCTCACCATGGTCGTGCTGGTGGCCCTGCTGGTCTGCCTGATCCCGACGACGATCGGCGCCCTGCTCTCCGCGATCGGCATCGCGGGCATGGACCGGCTGGTGCAGCGCAACGTGCTGGCCATGTCGGGCCGGGCCGTCGAGGCGGCGGGCGACGTGTCGACCCTCCTCCTGGACAAGACCGGCACCATCACCCTCGGCAACCGCCAGGCCGCCGAGTTCGTACCGGTGACCGGCACCACCGAGGCCGAGGTCGCGGACGCCGCCCAGCTCTCCTCGCTGGCCGACGAGACGCCCGAGGGCCGCTCCATCGTCGTCCTGGCGAAGGACAGGTACGGGCTGCGCGAGCGCCACCAGGGCGAACTCGCGGGCGCCGAGTGGATCGCCTTCACCGCCCAGACCCGCATGTCGGGTGTGGACGTCGACGGGCGCAGGATCCGCAAGGGCGCGGCCGGGTCGGTCGTGGCCTGGGTCGAGGAGCGGGGAGGCACCGTGTCCGCGGACGCCGACACGCTCACGAGCCGCATCTCCCAGGCGGGCGGCACCCCGCTGCTGGTGGCCGTCGAGGACTCCGAGGGCGCACGCGTCCTCGGGGTGATCCACCTCAAGGACGTCGTCAAGGAGGGCATGCGCGAGCGGTTCGACGAGCTGCGCCGCATGGGCATCAGGACCGTCATGATCACGGGTGACAACCCGCTGACGGCCAAGGCGATCGCGGACGAGGCCGGCGTCGACGACTTCCTCGCGGAGGCCACTCCCGAGGACAAGATGGCGCTCATCAAGCGCGAGCAGGCCGGCGGCAAGCTGGTCGCGATGACCGGCGACGGCACCAACGACGCGCCCGCGCTGGCCCAGGCGGACGTCGGCGTGGCGATGAACACGGGTACGTCGGCCGCCAAGGAGGCCGGCAACATGGTCGACCTCGACTCGAACCCGACCAAGCTCATCGAGATCGTCGAGATCGGCAAGCAGCTGCTGATCACCCGGGGCGCGCTGACGACGTTCTCCATCGCCAACGACGTCGCGAAGTACTTCGCGATCATCCCGGCGCTGTTCGCGGTGGTCTACCCGGGCCTGGACAAGCTGAACATCATGCGTCTGTCCTCGCCCGACTCCGCGATCCTGTCGGCGGTCATCTTCAACGCGCTGATCATCATCGCGCTGGTGCCGCTGGCTCTGCGGGGTGTGCGGTACCGGCCCATGAGCGCCGACCGGATGCTGCGGCGCAACCTCGGGATCTACGGCATCGGCGGCCTGATCGCCCCCTTCGTCGGCATCAAGATCATTGACCTGCTCATCTCCCTCATCCCCGGAATCGGCTGA
- a CDS encoding potassium-transporting ATPase subunit C, whose product MNNSVTNTARLLWAGLRALLVLTVVCGVIYPLAVTGVGQALFHDKANGSEISANGRVVGSSLIGQSYNLPLKKGQETPEPDLKWFQGRPANGLGTNSVNTRYKLILSGATNRSGDNKDLIDWVTAAKKAVIKDNSVNGYTVRPSDVPADAVTSSGSGLDPDISPQYADIQVHRIAEKNGLSVAQVRKLVDEHTDSRTLGFIGEPRVNVLELNIGLKALAGK is encoded by the coding sequence ATGAACAACTCGGTTACGAACACGGCCCGGTTGCTCTGGGCCGGCCTGCGGGCCCTGCTGGTCCTCACCGTCGTCTGCGGGGTGATCTACCCGCTCGCCGTCACCGGCGTCGGCCAGGCCCTGTTCCACGACAAGGCCAACGGCTCGGAGATCAGCGCGAACGGCAGGGTCGTCGGCTCCTCGCTGATCGGCCAGTCCTACAACCTGCCGCTGAAGAAGGGCCAGGAGACCCCGGAGCCCGACCTGAAGTGGTTCCAGGGACGCCCCGCCAACGGTCTGGGGACGAACTCGGTCAACACCCGGTACAAGCTGATCCTGTCCGGCGCCACCAACCGGTCGGGCGACAACAAGGACCTGATCGACTGGGTGACCGCCGCCAAGAAGGCCGTCATCAAGGACAACTCGGTGAACGGTTACACGGTCCGGCCCTCCGACGTGCCCGCCGACGCGGTGACGTCCTCCGGCTCCGGCCTGGACCCGGACATCTCCCCCCAGTACGCGGACATCCAGGTCCACCGGATCGCGGAGAAGAACGGTCTGTCCGTCGCCCAGGTGCGGAAGCTGGTCGACGAGCACACCGACAGCCGGACCCTCGGCTTCATCGGCGAGCCCCGCGTCAACGTCCTCGAACTCAACATCGGGCTCAAGGCGCTGGCCGGGAAATGA
- a CDS encoding APC family permease — protein sequence MAVLAAEATDPALPADERPPDTGERHRLTAVTGLAALSLDAMASVAYGPEAIVLVLAAAGAHGLGFTLPVTLAIAGLLAVLVASYRQVIAAFPDGGGSYAVARTHLGARTSLVAAASLVLDYVLNVAVAVTAGVAALTSAFPALYADRVWLCLAVLVLVTAVNLRGIVESARVFMVPTAVFVVSILVLVAVGLFRSAPVSTAAAAGHASVLADNATTVGTLLLLKAFASGCSALTGVEALANAVPSFRTPRVRRAQRAEVALGAVLGVMLVGLSVLISRFHLQPVEGVTVLAQLADASLGHTWAFYVVQFATMILLALSANTSFGGLPVLLKLLARDNYLPHVFALKADRQVHRHGVLALALVSAALLVLSGGDTNTLVPLFAIGVFIGFTVAQVGMVRHWRGRRERGWRGKALLNGFGAVLTGVSAVVVTATKFEEGAWLIVIAVPLLVAAFETVHRAYARIGERLGLGRVPEPPHRDRSLIVVPVSHLSRLTVEALNAATSLGDEVRAVTVCHADAEDRAQSADLARDWALWDPGVPLVRLTSERRALGRPIAAYVRDVSAPGTRVTVLIPEVEPDRLWQRLLQNQRGALVAHAVRRDTDAVICRLRFRLS from the coding sequence GTGGCCGTCCTCGCCGCCGAAGCGACCGACCCCGCCCTCCCCGCCGACGAGCGACCGCCGGACACCGGCGAACGCCATCGGCTCACCGCCGTCACGGGCCTGGCCGCCCTCTCCCTGGACGCGATGGCGTCCGTGGCGTACGGCCCCGAGGCGATCGTCCTCGTGCTGGCCGCCGCGGGCGCGCACGGCCTCGGCTTCACCCTGCCGGTCACCCTGGCCATCGCCGGGCTGCTGGCGGTGCTCGTCGCCTCCTACCGGCAGGTGATCGCCGCGTTCCCGGACGGTGGCGGCTCGTACGCCGTCGCCAGGACGCACCTGGGCGCCCGGACGAGCCTGGTCGCCGCGGCCTCGCTGGTCCTGGACTACGTGCTCAACGTGGCCGTGGCCGTCACCGCCGGGGTCGCCGCCCTGACCTCGGCCTTCCCGGCGCTCTACGCCGACCGGGTCTGGCTGTGCCTGGCCGTGCTGGTGCTGGTGACCGCCGTCAACCTGCGCGGGATCGTGGAGTCGGCGCGCGTCTTCATGGTGCCCACGGCCGTCTTCGTCGTCTCGATCCTCGTCCTGGTCGCCGTCGGTCTCTTCCGGTCGGCGCCCGTCAGCACCGCGGCGGCCGCCGGGCACGCGTCCGTACTCGCCGACAACGCCACCACGGTCGGCACCCTGCTCCTGCTGAAGGCCTTCGCCTCCGGATGCAGCGCCCTGACCGGCGTCGAGGCCCTCGCCAACGCCGTGCCGTCCTTCCGTACCCCGCGGGTACGCCGGGCCCAGCGCGCGGAGGTCGCCCTCGGCGCCGTGCTCGGGGTCATGCTGGTCGGCCTGTCGGTGCTCATCTCGCGTTTCCATCTGCAGCCCGTCGAGGGTGTCACCGTCCTCGCCCAGCTCGCGGACGCCTCACTCGGTCACACCTGGGCCTTCTACGTCGTGCAGTTCGCGACGATGATCCTGCTGGCCCTCTCCGCGAACACCTCCTTCGGCGGTCTGCCCGTCCTGCTGAAGCTGCTGGCCCGCGACAACTATCTCCCGCACGTCTTCGCCCTGAAGGCCGACCGGCAGGTGCACCGCCACGGCGTGCTCGCCCTGGCCCTGGTGTCGGCGGCCCTGCTGGTCCTCTCCGGCGGCGACACGAACACCCTGGTGCCGCTCTTCGCCATCGGTGTCTTCATCGGCTTCACGGTCGCCCAGGTCGGGATGGTCCGGCACTGGCGCGGCCGGCGGGAGCGGGGATGGCGGGGCAAGGCGCTGCTCAACGGCTTCGGAGCGGTGCTCACCGGCGTCTCGGCGGTCGTGGTCACGGCGACCAAGTTCGAGGAGGGCGCCTGGCTGATAGTGATCGCCGTACCGCTGCTGGTGGCGGCCTTCGAGACGGTGCACCGGGCCTACGCGCGGATCGGGGAGCGGCTCGGTCTCGGCCGTGTTCCCGAGCCCCCGCACCGCGACCGCTCCCTGATCGTGGTCCCGGTGTCGCATCTGTCCCGGCTCACCGTCGAGGCGCTCAACGCCGCCACCTCGCTCGGTGACGAGGTGCGCGCCGTCACCGTGTGCCATGCCGATGCCGAGGACCGTGCCCAGAGCGCCGACCTGGCCCGCGACTGGGCGCTGTGGGACCCCGGAGTCCCGCTGGTCCGTCTCACCTCCGAGCGCCGGGCGCTGGGCCGCCCGATCGCCGCGTACGTGCGGGACGTCAGCGCGCCCGGCACCCGCGTCACCGTGCTGATCCCGGAGGTCGAGCCCGACCGGCTGTGGCAGCGGCTGCTCCAGAACCAGCGGGGCGCGCTCGTCGCGCACGCCGTGCGCCGGGACACCGACGCGGTGATCTGCCGGCTGCGCTTCCGGCTCTCCTGA
- the kdpF gene encoding K(+)-transporting ATPase subunit F yields MTAENIVGLIVAVALLGYLVLALVFPERF; encoded by the coding sequence GTGACCGCCGAGAACATTGTCGGCCTGATCGTGGCCGTCGCCCTGCTGGGCTATCTCGTCCTCGCTCTCGTCTTCCCGGAGAGGTTCTGA